The Solanum lycopersicum chromosome 9, SLM_r2.1 genome window below encodes:
- the LOC101249491 gene encoding rho GDP-dissociation inhibitor 1 has translation MMDCGKKEEAGPSHGGVTWDKRKEEEDGESEEDDHHQDPSAAATSFIPGPLLSLKDQIEKDKEDESLRRWKEKLLGCLESDLDGQMEPEVKFHSVGILSSDFGEINTPLPIKEEQSNYVLFTLREGSEYRLKLTFSVLHNIVSGLAYTNIVWKAGLQVDQSKGMLGTFAPHREPYIHMLEEETTPSGALARGTYTAKLKFMDDDKRCHLELNYSFEISKAR, from the exons atgatggATTGTGGCAAGAAAGAGGAAGCAGGTCCATCTCATGGCGGTGTTACTTGGGATAAGAGGAAGGAGGAAGAAGATGGAGAAAGTGAAGAAGATGACCATCATCAAGATCCTTCTGCTGCTGCAACAAGTTTTATTCCTGGTCCTCTTCTTTCTCTTAAAGATCAAATTGAAAAGGACAAG GAGGATGAGAGCTTGAGGAGGTGGAAAGAAAAGCTGCTTGGTTGTCTGGAAAGCGACTTAGATG GGCAAATGGAACCTGAAGTTAAGTTCCACTCAGTTGGAATCCTTTCCTCTGACTTTGGGGAGATTAATACTCCATTACCTATCAAAGAAGAACAAAGCAATTATGTCCTCTTTACGCTCAGGGAGGGCTCTGAGTATCGGCTTAAGCTAACATTTAGTGTTCTACACAACATTGTGTCTGGTTTGGCCTACACAAATATAGTATGGAAGGCTGGTCTTCAAG TTGATCAAAGTAAGGGAATGCTTGGCACCTTTGCTCCTCATCGAGAACCCTACATACATATGCTAGAAGAGGAGACCACTCCATCAGGTGCACTTGCAAGAGGAACATATACAGCTAAACTTAAG